From Methylopila sp. M107, a single genomic window includes:
- the metG gene encoding methionine--tRNA ligase has product MPDAKKPYYITTAIAYPNGAPHIGHVYEAIATDAIARFHALDGRDVRFLTGTDEHGLKMSQTAAREGVKPFDWATTNAARFKAMDERYGISFDRFIRTTDKDHYAASQELWRRMAASGDVYLGKYEGWYSVRDEAYFDESETTVGEGGKRFAPSGAPVEWVVEESYFFRLSAYQDRLLKLYEDEPGFIGPDARRNEVLAFVNRGLQDLSISRTTFDWGVPVPGDPKHVMYVWVDALTNYITGAGFPDEASELWRYWPADLHVIGKDIIRFHTVFWPAFLMSAGIPLPKRVFAHGFLYNRGEKMSKSVGNVVDPFALADGYGVDAVRYFLLREVPFGQDGSYSHDAIVGRLNADLANDLGNLAQRSLSMIGKNCDGEVPTPGAFTDADAALLASVDALLGKTRSAFDDLALHTVLSTIWAVVADANRYFASQEPWALKKTDPERMATVLYVTAETVRQVAILAQPFVPESASRLLGLLGVPDDRRDFAALGQGGRLAPGAALPAPQPVFPRFVEPPTEAAQ; this is encoded by the coding sequence ATGCCGGACGCCAAGAAGCCCTACTATATCACCACCGCGATCGCCTATCCCAACGGCGCGCCGCATATCGGACACGTCTACGAGGCGATCGCGACCGACGCGATCGCGCGGTTCCACGCGCTCGACGGGCGGGACGTGCGCTTCCTGACCGGCACCGACGAGCACGGCCTGAAGATGTCCCAGACCGCGGCGCGCGAGGGCGTGAAGCCATTCGACTGGGCGACCACGAACGCGGCGCGCTTCAAGGCGATGGACGAGCGCTACGGGATCTCGTTCGACCGCTTCATCCGCACCACCGATAAGGACCATTACGCCGCGAGCCAGGAGCTATGGCGGCGGATGGCGGCGTCCGGCGACGTCTATCTCGGCAAGTACGAAGGCTGGTACTCGGTCCGCGACGAAGCCTATTTCGACGAGAGCGAGACGACCGTCGGCGAGGGGGGCAAGCGCTTCGCGCCGTCGGGCGCGCCAGTCGAGTGGGTGGTGGAGGAGAGCTACTTCTTCCGCCTGTCGGCCTATCAGGACCGGCTGCTGAAGCTCTACGAGGACGAGCCCGGCTTCATCGGCCCGGACGCGCGACGGAACGAAGTTCTGGCCTTCGTCAATCGCGGCCTGCAGGACCTCTCGATCAGCCGCACGACGTTCGATTGGGGCGTGCCCGTGCCGGGCGACCCGAAACACGTCATGTATGTCTGGGTGGACGCGCTCACGAACTACATCACCGGCGCGGGATTTCCGGACGAGGCGTCGGAGCTGTGGCGCTACTGGCCGGCGGACCTGCACGTCATCGGCAAGGACATCATCCGCTTCCACACGGTGTTCTGGCCGGCCTTCCTGATGTCGGCGGGGATCCCGCTGCCGAAACGCGTGTTCGCGCACGGCTTCCTGTACAATCGCGGGGAGAAGATGTCGAAGTCGGTCGGCAACGTGGTCGATCCCTTCGCGCTCGCCGACGGCTATGGCGTCGACGCCGTCCGCTACTTCCTGCTGCGCGAGGTGCCGTTCGGCCAGGACGGCTCCTACAGCCACGACGCGATCGTCGGGCGGCTGAACGCCGACCTCGCCAACGACCTCGGCAACCTCGCCCAGCGCTCGCTGTCGATGATCGGCAAGAACTGCGACGGCGAGGTTCCGACGCCCGGCGCCTTCACGGACGCCGACGCCGCGCTGCTGGCCTCCGTCGATGCGCTGTTGGGGAAGACGCGCTCGGCCTTCGACGACCTCGCTCTGCACACCGTCCTGTCGACGATCTGGGCCGTGGTGGCGGACGCCAACCGCTACTTTGCGAGCCAGGAGCCCTGGGCGCTGAAGAAGACCGATCCGGAGCGCATGGCGACGGTGCTCTACGTCACCGCCGAGACCGTGCGTCAGGTCGCCATTCTGGCGCAGCCTTTCGTTCCGGAGTCGGCGTCGAGGCTGCTCGGACTGCTTGGCGTTCCGGACGATCGGCGCGATTTCGCGGCGCTGGGGCAGGGCGGACGGCTGGCTCCCGGGGCCGCTCTGCCGGCGCCCCAGCCGGTCTTTCCGCGCTTCGTCGAGCCTCCGACCGAGGCCGCTCAGTGA
- a CDS encoding DNA polymerase III subunit delta', with the protein MIEADGPPEADRRDGCPHPRETARLVGHRDAEQALLSAFRSGRMHHAWLITGPEGVGKATLAYRMARFAFAYSDPAAAQGALDLAVAEDDPAFRRVARLAHPDLLLLRRGWNADRKTHYGDIRVDDVRRATSFFGSTTGEGGWRVAIVDAADDLNGASANALLKSLEEPPARTIFLLVAATPRALPAPVRSRCRTLALQALGSTDVEEILNGLPEVADAHDVDERATAAELADGSVARALSLLRTDGAALRRAVAGLLDHLPAVDVKASHALAEDLARKGAEERFSLFVGLVGDWLHDRVRVRALSGEPRLARFAETWEKTARAAREVEIFNLDRRPFVLETLTELSGLARR; encoded by the coding sequence ATGATCGAAGCCGATGGGCCGCCCGAGGCCGACCGTCGCGACGGCTGTCCACACCCGCGCGAGACCGCGCGCCTCGTCGGCCACCGGGACGCCGAGCAGGCGCTGCTGTCGGCATTCCGTTCGGGCCGGATGCATCACGCCTGGCTGATCACCGGACCCGAGGGCGTCGGCAAGGCGACGCTCGCCTATCGCATGGCGCGGTTCGCCTTCGCGTATTCCGATCCCGCTGCCGCTCAAGGCGCGCTCGACCTCGCGGTCGCAGAGGACGATCCGGCGTTCCGGCGCGTGGCGCGGCTCGCCCATCCCGACCTGCTGTTGCTGCGGCGCGGATGGAACGCGGACCGCAAGACCCACTATGGCGACATCCGCGTCGACGACGTCCGGCGCGCGACGTCCTTCTTCGGTTCGACAACGGGCGAGGGCGGCTGGCGGGTCGCGATCGTCGACGCCGCCGACGACCTCAATGGCGCGTCGGCCAATGCGCTGCTGAAATCGCTCGAGGAGCCGCCGGCCCGGACCATCTTCCTGCTCGTCGCCGCGACCCCGCGGGCGCTTCCCGCGCCGGTGCGCTCGCGTTGCCGCACCCTCGCGCTGCAGGCGCTTGGATCAACGGACGTTGAGGAAATCCTCAACGGTCTGCCGGAGGTGGCGGACGCCCACGACGTCGACGAACGCGCGACCGCGGCGGAACTCGCAGACGGCAGCGTCGCGCGGGCGCTCTCGCTGCTGCGGACCGACGGCGCCGCGCTCAGGCGCGCGGTCGCGGGCCTTCTCGATCACCTGCCGGCGGTCGACGTGAAAGCGAGCCATGCGCTTGCCGAAGACCTCGCGCGGAAGGGCGCGGAGGAGCGCTTTTCGCTGTTCGTCGGCCTCGTCGGCGACTGGCTGCACGACCGGGTGAGGGTGAGGGCGCTCTCGGGCGAACCGCGCCTTGCGCGTTTCGCGGAGACATGGGAGAAAACCGCCCGCGCCGCCCGCGAGGTCGAGATCTTCAATCTCGACCGCCGACCCTTCGTCCTAGAGACGCTGACCGAGCTCTCCGGCCTCGCGCGCCGCTGA
- a CDS encoding methyltransferase domain-containing protein has product MSAPAHSPRLLRVAEALPLSSGVRVIEFGCGPGALARAIAARIGDGHVLGVDRSAKAITLAEAACRKEIAAGRLSLRLCAVEAFALAPGEPAYDLAIAVRVGALDGRHPEVEAQALRRIAAALTPEGRLVVEQGGTLEELPTPRCTVARNPSKPTVRPPVHESHKIYYGTRYLTFG; this is encoded by the coding sequence ATGAGCGCCCCGGCTCACTCCCCGCGCCTCCTCCGGGTCGCCGAAGCGCTCCCGCTGTCGTCGGGCGTGAGGGTCATCGAGTTCGGCTGCGGCCCTGGCGCGCTGGCGCGCGCGATAGCGGCGCGGATCGGCGACGGCCACGTGCTCGGCGTCGACCGCTCTGCGAAGGCGATCACGCTGGCCGAGGCCGCCTGCCGCAAAGAGATCGCCGCCGGTCGGCTCAGCCTGCGGCTCTGCGCCGTCGAGGCATTCGCGCTCGCGCCCGGCGAGCCCGCCTATGACCTCGCAATCGCGGTGCGGGTCGGCGCGCTCGATGGCCGCCATCCTGAAGTCGAGGCGCAGGCGCTGCGCCGGATCGCCGCCGCGCTCACGCCTGAGGGACGGCTGGTCGTGGAGCAGGGCGGCACGCTGGAAGAGCTTCCGACGCCGCGCTGCACCGTCGCCCGCAACCCGTCCAAACCGACTGTCCGACCGCCTGTCCACGAGTCGCATAAGATATATTATGGAACTCGCTACCTGACATTTGGCTGA
- a CDS encoding MBL fold metallo-hydrolase, which produces MTLRVTILGCGSSGGVPRVASGWGKCDPNEPRNRRRRCSIMVEQVADDGGVTRVVVDTGPDLREQLLSAGVDRLDGVLYTHEHADHTHGIDDLRPLAIHGSGLVEIWCDERMSGFLNERFGYVFHTPPGSDYPPILKERRLVAGLATRIEGQGGVLEALPFEVAHGRERALGFRFGALAYLPDVNDIPDVAAEQLAGLDVWIVDALRDTPHPSHFSLDEALGWIDRIKPRRAILTNLHTDLDYRTLKARLPDNIDVAFDGMVIETA; this is translated from the coding sequence GTGACGCTGCGCGTCACCATCCTCGGCTGCGGATCGTCCGGCGGGGTGCCGCGGGTCGCGAGCGGCTGGGGGAAATGCGATCCGAACGAGCCCCGCAACCGGCGCCGGCGCTGCTCGATCATGGTCGAGCAGGTAGCTGACGACGGCGGCGTCACCCGCGTCGTCGTCGACACCGGCCCGGATCTGAGGGAACAGCTGCTGAGCGCCGGCGTCGACCGCCTCGACGGCGTGCTCTACACCCATGAGCATGCGGACCATACGCACGGCATCGACGACCTGCGGCCGCTCGCGATCCACGGCTCGGGGCTCGTCGAAATCTGGTGCGACGAGAGGATGTCGGGCTTCCTGAACGAGCGCTTCGGCTATGTCTTCCACACGCCGCCCGGCAGCGACTATCCGCCGATCCTCAAGGAACGCAGGCTCGTCGCCGGCCTCGCGACGCGGATCGAAGGGCAGGGCGGCGTGCTCGAAGCGCTTCCTTTCGAGGTGGCGCACGGCCGCGAGCGCGCGCTCGGATTCCGCTTCGGCGCCCTCGCCTATCTGCCTGACGTCAATGACATTCCGGACGTCGCGGCGGAGCAGCTGGCGGGCCTCGACGTCTGGATCGTCGACGCGTTGCGCGACACGCCGCATCCCTCGCATTTCTCGCTCGACGAGGCGCTCGGCTGGATCGATCGGATCAAGCCGCGCCGTGCGATCCTCACCAATCTCCACACCGACCTCGACTACCGGACGCTGAAGGCACGGCTGCCGGACAATATCGACGTCGCCTTCGACGGCATGGTCATCGAGACGGCGTGA
- a CDS encoding YceI family protein, whose product MSSAAQAGANHAIDQSKTHVGFDIGSLGFGKTHGEFRSVSARLDVDFDKPQNSSVDFTVATASVDTGSRQLDDYIKGTFLDATDYPQMSFRSTSVRKLDAASVEVRGDLTLHGVTRPLTVRVAVDGAESRAALGLTATAVIRRSDFGMKEAIPLVSDDVSIRVSTRTVVGN is encoded by the coding sequence TTGTCCAGCGCGGCGCAGGCCGGCGCAAATCACGCCATCGACCAATCCAAAACCCATGTCGGCTTCGACATAGGCTCGCTCGGATTCGGCAAGACCCATGGCGAGTTCCGCTCGGTCTCGGCGCGGCTCGACGTCGACTTCGACAAGCCGCAGAACAGCAGCGTCGATTTCACGGTCGCGACCGCGTCCGTCGACACCGGCTCCCGCCAGCTCGACGACTACATCAAGGGCACGTTCCTCGACGCCACGGACTATCCGCAGATGAGCTTCCGCTCGACGTCGGTCCGGAAGCTCGACGCCGCGAGCGTCGAAGTGCGCGGCGATCTCACGCTCCACGGCGTCACGCGGCCATTGACAGTGCGTGTCGCGGTCGACGGCGCCGAAAGCCGCGCTGCGCTGGGACTGACGGCGACCGCCGTGATCCGCCGCAGCGATTTCGGCATGAAGGAGGCGATCCCGCTTGTGTCCGACGACGTCTCGATACGAGTGTCGACCCGGACAGTCGTTGGAAACTGA
- a CDS encoding D-alanyl-D-alanine carboxypeptidase family protein produces MAAVAAALLSVSPSPQAIVSPAVAATKEAKPSAPTEAPFAFLYDVTSDATLYAAKADMPTPPASMATLMTLELVFKALKEGRLTRDQTFRVTEDAWRRGGAVSRSSTMFAKLNSEVAISDLLRGVIVQSGTDAAITLATGLAGSEQAFVGLMNQRAKELGLSYSVFRNATGQPDPEQKMTARDVAKLATHIVDAYPDYYRIFAEPEFTWGKITQRNRNPLLADYAGADGLKTGFTDDSGYGLVGSVMRDGRRLIIVVNGLETAKSRAEEARKLLDWGFNAFEQRRLFEGDDPVAEARVFGGAAMHVALVAQKPVDLLAPKGDDARVVARVSYDGPIAAPVAKGQRVGTLKVWRGQMLTIETPVYANADVPVGDLSRRALDGALELVSGWVGQVAEKI; encoded by the coding sequence GTGGCGGCCGTCGCCGCCGCCCTGCTGTCGGTCTCGCCGTCGCCGCAGGCGATCGTGTCGCCGGCCGTCGCCGCCACGAAGGAGGCCAAGCCCTCCGCGCCGACCGAGGCGCCCTTCGCCTTCCTCTACGACGTGACCTCCGACGCCACTCTGTACGCCGCCAAGGCCGACATGCCGACGCCGCCCGCCAGCATGGCGACGCTGATGACGCTCGAGCTCGTCTTCAAGGCGTTGAAGGAAGGACGGCTAACTCGTGACCAGACGTTCCGCGTCACCGAGGACGCCTGGCGGCGCGGCGGAGCCGTGTCGCGCAGCTCCACCATGTTCGCCAAGCTCAATTCCGAGGTCGCGATCTCGGACCTCCTGCGTGGCGTCATCGTGCAGTCCGGGACGGACGCCGCCATCACGCTCGCGACCGGTCTGGCCGGCTCCGAGCAGGCATTCGTCGGGCTGATGAACCAGCGCGCAAAGGAGCTTGGGCTCAGCTATTCGGTGTTCCGCAACGCGACCGGCCAGCCCGATCCCGAGCAGAAGATGACGGCGCGCGACGTCGCCAAGCTCGCGACCCACATCGTCGACGCCTATCCGGACTACTACCGGATCTTCGCCGAGCCCGAATTCACCTGGGGCAAGATCACCCAGCGCAACCGCAATCCGCTGCTCGCCGACTATGCCGGCGCGGATGGCCTCAAAACCGGCTTCACCGACGATTCGGGCTATGGGCTGGTCGGCTCCGTGATGCGCGACGGACGGCGGCTGATCATCGTGGTGAACGGGCTCGAGACGGCCAAGAGCCGCGCCGAAGAGGCCCGAAAACTGCTTGACTGGGGGTTCAACGCCTTCGAGCAGCGCCGTCTGTTCGAGGGGGACGACCCGGTCGCGGAGGCGCGGGTGTTCGGCGGGGCGGCGATGCATGTGGCGCTCGTGGCGCAGAAGCCCGTCGACCTTCTCGCCCCGAAGGGCGACGATGCGCGTGTGGTGGCGCGGGTCAGCTATGACGGGCCGATCGCCGCGCCTGTCGCCAAGGGCCAGCGCGTCGGCACGCTGAAGGTGTGGCGCGGCCAGATGCTCACGATCGAGACGCCTGTCTATGCGAACGCCGACGTGCCGGTCGGCGATCTCAGCCGCCGCGCGCTCGACGGCGCGCTGGAACTCGTCAGCGGCTGGGTGGGCCAGGTCGCCGAAAAGATCTGA
- the tmk gene encoding dTMP kinase, protein MPGRFVTFEGGEGVGKSTQIRRLAERLADLGHDVVLTREPGGSPRAERLREVLLAGHAKRFGTFAETALIASARADHVDRVIRPALQRGAIVLCDRFIDSTRAYQGALGGLPADAIRALERVATAGAFPDLTIVLDAPVDRSLERVRRRGQGAAADRFEAEDASFHAKLRTAFVEIARSEPERCVLIDAEGPEAVVGARVWEMVSRRLRLAEAESGAKSSAGGGAKSLAG, encoded by the coding sequence ATGCCGGGCCGCTTCGTCACATTCGAAGGCGGGGAGGGGGTCGGCAAGTCGACGCAGATCCGCCGCCTCGCCGAACGCCTCGCCGATCTCGGCCACGACGTCGTCCTGACCCGGGAACCGGGCGGCTCGCCGCGCGCCGAGCGGCTGCGCGAGGTTTTGCTGGCGGGCCACGCCAAACGCTTCGGGACATTTGCGGAGACCGCCCTGATCGCGTCCGCTCGCGCCGATCATGTCGACCGCGTCATCCGGCCGGCGCTGCAGCGAGGCGCCATCGTGCTCTGCGACCGCTTCATCGATTCCACGCGCGCCTATCAGGGCGCGCTGGGCGGGCTTCCGGCCGACGCGATCCGGGCGCTGGAGCGGGTCGCGACCGCGGGCGCGTTCCCCGATCTGACGATCGTGCTGGACGCGCCCGTCGACCGCAGTCTCGAACGGGTGCGCAGGCGAGGGCAGGGGGCCGCGGCCGACCGGTTCGAAGCGGAGGACGCGTCCTTTCATGCAAAGCTCCGCACGGCCTTCGTCGAAATCGCGCGGTCCGAACCTGAGCGCTGCGTGCTGATCGACGCGGAAGGTCCGGAGGCCGTTGTGGGGGCGCGCGTCTGGGAGATGGTCTCCCGGCGCCTTCGGCTCGCCGAAGCCGAGAGCGGGGCCAAGAGCAGCGCAGGCGGCGGCGCCAAGAGTCTCGCAGGATGA
- a CDS encoding cytochrome b, giving the protein MRWSGTAKALHWATAALVIGLLVLGWKMMSPSIPMAERFDLFQLHKSFGFVALGVVLLRVAHLGVRRAPALPSGRLERSLVRIGRALLWALLFATPLSGWATASASPLEIPTLFFGLFRMPDLVSPDASTFAVAAALHLSLAIVFAALIGGHVAAALKHHFGNRDDTLIGMLPTALHRDIKKCQF; this is encoded by the coding sequence ATGCGCTGGAGCGGGACCGCGAAGGCGTTGCACTGGGCGACAGCCGCGCTCGTGATCGGGCTGCTCGTGCTCGGCTGGAAGATGATGAGCCCGTCGATCCCGATGGCGGAGCGGTTCGACCTGTTCCAACTGCACAAGTCGTTCGGCTTCGTGGCGCTTGGCGTCGTCCTGCTGCGCGTCGCGCATCTCGGCGTGAGGAGGGCGCCCGCCCTGCCCTCCGGAAGGCTCGAACGATCGCTTGTCCGAATTGGACGGGCCCTGTTGTGGGCGCTGCTGTTCGCGACGCCGCTGAGCGGCTGGGCGACGGCCTCCGCCTCGCCGCTCGAGATCCCAACGCTGTTCTTCGGCCTGTTCCGGATGCCGGATCTCGTTTCGCCGGACGCCTCGACCTTCGCCGTCGCGGCCGCACTGCATCTTAGCCTCGCGATTGTCTTCGCGGCGCTGATCGGCGGTCATGTCGCCGCCGCTCTCAAGCACCATTTCGGGAATCGCGACGACACGCTCATCGGGATGCTGCCGACAGCGCTTCATCGAGACATCAAAAAATGTCAGTTCTGA
- a CDS encoding septal ring lytic transglycosylase RlpA family protein has translation MTDRTAFVAIALETPARARTITHAAGLIGLCVALAGCSAHERQTSAAPQPSAPPPAVAVSQVSDVPVGVAPVAPQSGAIKAVVVTAKAQPAGPTAKLGKSGGGLASWYGDRFHGRKTASGERFDMASLSAAHPSFPLPSYVRVTNVSNGRSLVVRVNDRGPFHGGRVIDVSSRAADILGFRSHGVGTVKLDYVGKAPSSSDDRRLLASYQEFGRPSLPPGVQMAGLAPVSDLELAADNGSGGAYAVASRTVVASADYVMASAASAASTAKSAAEKTASTARTVVRKILPEHKASPEAAPPAEGSGMALASAEAVAAPTAYAPPQPVVAALPAAIAAPRAKRVVAPAEPALASVAPSVRSAGAPMDVSSRIAASFQDFAPSSVAVETGASVRAEGVR, from the coding sequence GTGACCGATCGGACAGCCTTCGTCGCCATTGCACTTGAAACGCCCGCACGGGCTCGAACAATCACACATGCGGCGGGGCTCATCGGGCTGTGCGTGGCGCTGGCGGGATGTTCCGCGCATGAGCGTCAGACGTCCGCCGCGCCGCAGCCGAGCGCGCCGCCGCCGGCCGTCGCAGTCTCGCAGGTCTCGGACGTTCCCGTCGGCGTTGCGCCGGTCGCGCCGCAATCCGGCGCGATCAAGGCCGTCGTCGTGACGGCGAAGGCTCAGCCGGCAGGTCCGACGGCGAAGCTCGGCAAATCGGGCGGCGGTCTCGCCTCCTGGTACGGCGATCGATTCCACGGCCGCAAGACCGCAAGCGGCGAGCGGTTCGATATGGCGTCGCTCTCGGCCGCGCATCCGTCCTTTCCGCTGCCGTCCTATGTGCGCGTCACGAATGTCAGCAACGGCCGCTCGCTTGTTGTCAGGGTCAATGACCGCGGGCCGTTCCACGGCGGCCGGGTGATCGACGTGTCGAGCCGCGCCGCCGACATTCTCGGCTTTCGCAGCCATGGCGTCGGCACGGTCAAGCTCGATTATGTCGGCAAGGCTCCGTCCTCCAGCGACGACCGGCGTCTGCTCGCCTCCTATCAGGAGTTCGGACGGCCGAGCCTTCCTCCGGGCGTGCAGATGGCCGGGCTCGCGCCGGTCTCGGATTTGGAGCTTGCGGCCGACAACGGATCGGGCGGCGCCTATGCGGTCGCGAGCCGCACCGTCGTGGCCTCGGCCGACTACGTGATGGCGTCGGCGGCCTCGGCCGCCTCGACGGCTAAGTCCGCCGCCGAGAAGACCGCTTCCACGGCGCGGACCGTCGTCCGCAAGATCCTTCCCGAGCACAAGGCCTCGCCCGAGGCCGCTCCGCCGGCCGAAGGGTCGGGCATGGCGCTCGCCTCCGCCGAAGCGGTCGCCGCGCCCACCGCCTATGCGCCGCCGCAGCCCGTCGTCGCCGCGCTTCCGGCCGCGATCGCCGCGCCGCGCGCGAAGCGCGTCGTCGCGCCGGCCGAGCCCGCGCTTGCGAGCGTCGCGCCGTCGGTGAGATCGGCCGGCGCGCCGATGGACGTGTCGTCGCGGATCGCCGCGAGCTTCCAGGACTTCGCGCCGTCGTCCGTCGCGGTCGAGACCGGCGCGTCGGTCCGGGCCGAAGGCGTCCGCTAA
- a CDS encoding TatD family hydrolase → MTIVDSHCHLDFEDFAPERDAIVARAHAAGVGLMVTISTRVRRFEQVLALVERYPGVFGTVGTHPHNAHEELDVTTEELIRLADHPKIVGLGEAGLDYHYEGDYAAQEQGFRTHIAAARETGLPLVIHSRAADERMIAVLEEETGKGAFPAVLHCFSSGAELARRGVALGLYVSFSGILTFKRSEELRAIAAEVPADRLLVETDAPYLAPEPFRGKRNEPAHTTRTAKVLGDVRGWSEAEAARITTDNFFRLFSKVDREALVSPKAEDAA, encoded by the coding sequence ATGACCATCGTCGACAGCCACTGTCATCTCGACTTCGAAGACTTCGCGCCCGAACGCGACGCCATCGTCGCGCGGGCGCACGCGGCCGGCGTCGGGCTGATGGTCACGATCTCGACCCGCGTTCGCCGTTTCGAGCAGGTCCTCGCGCTGGTCGAGCGTTATCCGGGCGTGTTCGGCACGGTCGGCACCCATCCGCACAACGCCCATGAAGAACTCGACGTCACGACGGAAGAGCTCATCCGGCTGGCGGACCACCCGAAGATCGTGGGCCTCGGCGAGGCGGGCCTCGACTACCATTACGAGGGCGACTACGCCGCGCAGGAGCAGGGTTTCCGAACCCACATCGCGGCCGCGCGCGAGACCGGCCTGCCGCTCGTCATTCATTCCCGCGCGGCCGACGAGCGCATGATCGCGGTTCTGGAGGAGGAGACGGGGAAGGGCGCCTTCCCGGCCGTGCTGCACTGCTTTTCCTCCGGCGCGGAACTCGCGCGGCGAGGCGTCGCGCTCGGCCTCTACGTGTCGTTCTCCGGCATCCTGACTTTCAAGCGCTCCGAAGAGCTGCGCGCCATCGCGGCCGAGGTTCCAGCCGACCGGCTGCTGGTCGAGACCGACGCGCCCTATCTCGCGCCCGAACCGTTCCGCGGCAAACGCAACGAACCCGCCCACACTACGCGCACCGCGAAAGTGCTGGGCGACGTGCGCGGCTGGAGCGAGGCCGAGGCCGCCCGCATCACGACAGACAATTTCTTCAGATTGTTCAGCAAGGTGGACAGGGAAGCTCTCGTATCGCCAAAAGCCGAGGACGCCGCGTGA
- a CDS encoding saccharopine dehydrogenase NADP-binding domain-containing protein → MSRFLIYGATGYTGTLCAEHAAAVGLSPILAGRDAAKARALGERLGLDWRAFPLDEPTRLANGLAGVSAVLHVAGPFSATSRPMADACLNAGVHYVDVTGEIEVFEALAARDVEAKARAVALLPGAGFDVAPSDCLAAHVVRRLPSATRLRLSIGGFGGLSGASRGTAKTMLEAAGHGCRARRGGRIVTLDAAPRGVVDFGAGPRPTVGVSWGDVSTAFRSTGVPDIDVAFEATPAMRKAATAPKLARRLLGAGLTQRLLKRLIETRLPPGPTAEQRAAGGTVIVAEVWDDAGGSAASRLTTPDAYALTALTAVETARRAAAGEIAPGCQTPATAFGPDFILSFQDAVRTDIF, encoded by the coding sequence ATGTCCCGCTTCCTGATCTACGGCGCGACCGGCTACACGGGGACGCTCTGCGCCGAACACGCCGCCGCTGTTGGGCTGAGCCCGATCCTCGCAGGCCGCGACGCCGCGAAGGCGAGGGCGCTTGGAGAGCGGCTGGGGCTCGACTGGCGCGCCTTCCCGCTCGACGAACCGACGCGGCTCGCCAATGGCCTCGCCGGCGTCTCGGCCGTGCTTCACGTCGCCGGCCCGTTCTCCGCGACCTCACGGCCGATGGCCGACGCCTGCCTCAACGCCGGCGTCCACTATGTCGACGTCACCGGCGAGATCGAGGTGTTCGAGGCCCTGGCGGCGCGGGACGTGGAAGCGAAAGCGAGGGCGGTCGCCCTCCTCCCGGGCGCAGGCTTCGACGTCGCGCCGAGCGACTGCCTCGCGGCCCATGTCGTGCGCCGCCTGCCCTCCGCGACGCGGCTGAGGCTCTCGATCGGCGGCTTCGGCGGCCTGTCGGGCGCAAGCCGCGGAACCGCCAAGACCATGCTGGAGGCCGCTGGCCATGGCTGCCGGGCAAGGCGCGGCGGGCGGATCGTCACGCTGGACGCCGCGCCTCGCGGCGTGGTCGATTTCGGCGCAGGCCCGCGGCCGACCGTCGGCGTGAGCTGGGGCGACGTCTCGACCGCGTTCCGCTCGACCGGCGTCCCGGACATCGACGTCGCCTTCGAGGCGACGCCTGCGATGCGCAAGGCCGCGACCGCGCCGAAGCTCGCACGCCGGCTTCTGGGCGCCGGGCTGACGCAGCGGCTGCTGAAGCGGCTCATCGAGACCCGGCTGCCGCCCGGGCCGACGGCGGAGCAGCGAGCGGCCGGCGGAACCGTCATCGTCGCCGAGGTGTGGGACGACGCAGGCGGCTCGGCCGCGAGCCGCCTGACGACGCCGGACGCCTATGCGCTGACCGCCTTGACGGCGGTCGAGACCGCGCGGCGCGCTGCGGCGGGCGAGATCGCGCCAGGCTGCCAGACGCCAGCGACGGCTTTCGGACCTGACTTCATATTGTCGTTCCAAGACGCTGTCAGAACTGACATTTTTTGA